In Candidatus Eisenbacteria bacterium, the DNA window GCCGCAAGGCATGGCGCGAATCGACTCGGTGGGCGCCGTGCTGGCGCAGTGGCCGATGCTCAAGCTCGAAGTCGGCGTCCACTCGGACAACCTGGGCGAGGACGCAAGACGGCAGCCGCTGAGCCATTTGAGGGCGCGCGCGATCCTCCAGTACATCTACTCGAAGTACCCGAGCTTGAACGCGAAGAACTATTGGTACACAGGCTACGGCGACACCCAACCGATCGCGTCGAACAAGACCGCCGAGGGACGGGCGCGTAACCGGCGCGTCGAGTTCCGTCTCATGAACATGGACGCGCTGACGGAGGAGCGGGAGCGGCGCGAGGGGCTGGGAACGACTCCGGTCCCCCCGGCGCCCGGCCTGCCCCGGAAGGCGCCCGACCAGTCGATGCAGGAGCCGGCGCCGAGCGCGCCGCCCGCATCCCCAGCCACAGCCGGCCGCGCCCCCCGGAACCGCGCCCGCGGGGGCCGCCGAGCCCATCCCCGCCGCAACCAAGGGGCGGGGCGCGCCGATCCCACCGGCCCCGGCGCCGCCGGACTCGATCCCGCCGGCGCCGTCCCCGCCAGATTCGACGCCGCCGCCGCCTCCGCCGGCTCCGGCTAAATAGAGGCGCGGCGCCGGGCGGAATCCTCCCCGGCCCCGATCATCGCGGCCAACGTGGAGCGAAGCGGCGTCGGCTGGAGGCCGAGCTCCGCGCGCGTCCTCGCGTTCTCCACGGGGGCCAGACGCTTCAGATGAAGCACGAGCTCCCGCGGCAGCACCAGCTGCCGCAGAAACGAATGCCGCGGCAGTAAGGGAGTGAGGAGCCCCAATTCCTCGACGAGGAGATCCGGAAGCCGGCGCCGCGGCACCGGCACGCCGGAGATCTCGCTCAGCAATTCGTAGACCTCGCCCAGGCGGCGGCACTCTCCGGTAATGAAATACCGGCGCCCACCCCGCCCCATCACCAGGGCGGAGGCCACGCCGCGCCCAACGTCCGAGCCATCGCTCGCCGCGAGCCACACCTGGTTCAGGAATTGAAACGGAAGCTCGCCGCTCACGAACGCCTGCACGAGGCCGCCCAGAATCGTCGGGGCACCGGGCTGCGCGAGCACGCCGGGGCTCACGACCATGGTGGTCATGCCGCCCGATCGATTCGATTCGAGAACCATCGCCTCGGCCTCGTATTTCATGCGCACGTACTCGGACTCGTAGCGCCCCTCGGGGAGCGTGTCCTCGTCCACCGGCCGGCTCAAGTCGTCGCGCTCCTGCACGGTGCCCGTGTACCCGATCGAAATGAAGATCCGGACGCCCGCGCTCTGCGCCTCCTTCAGGAGCGCCTCGGTTCCCGCCACATTGATCCGCCGCTGGGCGTCCCGCGCCAGCCTCGCGAAACCTGTGCGAGCCGCGGCGTGGATGAGGACGTCGCAGCCCTCCGCGATCCCACGAAGCGATTCGGGACGAGCGAGGTCCCCACGGGCGGTCTCGATCGCAGGGCGCGACTCGGGATCGCCGCGGAGGTCCCCGCGAGCGGGGAAATCTCGCAGAGGGTCCTGATGCTGGAGGACCCGTATCGGGGCGCCGAACCCCGCCAGGGACGGCAGGATGGCGCGGCCGATCGTGCCGGTTGCTCCGGCGACCAGGATTCGATGTGGACGGTAGGGAGATCGCATGTCGGTCTGCGCGACGGGCGCGCGAGCCTCGAGTTTATCACCTCCTTGACCCGGAGGCCCCGTTGGCGTCTTCTCTAGCCATGGGCGCCGACACGCCGACCCACGAACGAAAGTCCATCTTCTTTCTTGCCGGGTTCGAGCGCCGGGTTCTTCCCCGGATTGCCGCCGCATTGCCGCGCTGGGTGGTCCCCGATCATCTGACGCTCCTGGGCGTGCTCGCCGCGACCTGGATCGCGATCGCCTACGGTCTCTCCAACCGCGATGAGGCGTGGCTCTGGGCGGCGAGCGGCGGGCTCTTGGTCCACTGGTTCGGAGACAGCCTGGACGGAACGCTCGCCCGCGTCCGAAAGATCGAGCGGCCGCGCTACGGCTTCTACCTGGACCATCTCACCGACGCCTACTCGACCACGGCGATCGGG includes these proteins:
- a CDS encoding CDP-alcohol phosphatidyltransferase; this encodes MGADTPTHERKSIFFLAGFERRVLPRIAAALPRWVVPDHLTLLGVLAATWIAIAYGLSNRDEAWLWAASGGLLVHWFGDSLDGTLARVRKIERPRYGFYLDHLTDAYSTTAIGIGLGLSPYMLLSVGLAIVIAYLVLSINVYLETHAFGEFQFGYAWMGPTEARALLIALNTFALFRPPLPFHVGVVGATIFDVIGLIGALTMAVLLIGRVARNLKRLGAMEPPKR
- a CDS encoding NAD-dependent epimerase/dehydratase family protein, translated to MRRQSGEEPGARTRQERRWTFVRGSACRRPWLEKTPTGPPGQGGDKLEARAPVAQTDMRSPYRPHRILVAGATGTIGRAILPSLAGFGAPIRVLQHQDPLRDFPARGDLRGDPESRPAIETARGDLARPESLRGIAEGCDVLIHAAARTGFARLARDAQRRINVAGTEALLKEAQSAGVRIFISIGYTGTVQERDDLSRPVDEDTLPEGRYESEYVRMKYEAEAMVLESNRSGGMTTMVVSPGVLAQPGAPTILGGLVQAFVSGELPFQFLNQVWLAASDGSDVGRGVASALVMGRGGRRYFITGECRRLGEVYELLSEISGVPVPRRRLPDLLVEELGLLTPLLPRHSFLRQLVLPRELVLHLKRLAPVENARTRAELGLQPTPLRSTLAAMIGAGEDSARRRASI